The proteins below come from a single Torulaspora delbrueckii CBS 1146 chromosome 5, complete genome genomic window:
- the FCF1 gene encoding rRNA-processing protein FCF1 (similar to Saccharomyces cerevisiae FCF1 (YDR339C); ancestral locus Anc_5.392), whose translation MGKTKKTRKFALVKRTINTKKDQRLKANQEKQVQKDDPELTRSIPQVSSALFFQYNEAIKPPYQVLIDTNFINFSIQKKIDLVRGMMDCLLAKCNPLITDCVMAELEKLGPKFRIALKLARDPRIKRLSCTHKGTYADDCIVNRVLQHKCYIVATNDAGLKQRVRKIPGIPLMSVGGHAYAIEKLPDAF comes from the coding sequence ATGGGTAAGACTAAAAAGACTAGAAAGTTCGCTCTGGTTAAGCGTACCATAAATACAAAGAAAGACCAACGGCTGAAGGCAAACCAAGAGAAGCAAGttcaaaaagatgatccCGAACTGACGAGAAGTATTCCACAAGTATCAAGTGCACtgttttttcaatataATGAAGCGATAAAACCACCTTACCAAGTGCTAATCGATACCAATTTTATAAATTTTTCCATTCAGAAGAAAATTGATCTGGTAAGAGGTATGATGGATTGTCTACTGGCGAAATGTAATCCACTGATAACAGACTGTGTAATGGCGGAATTAGAGAAATTAGGTCCGAAATTTCGTATTGCGCTGAAATTGGCCCGGGACCCTAGGATTAAAAGACTAAGTTGTACACACAAGGGTACTTATGCGGATGACTGTATTGTGAATCGGGTTCTTCAACACAAGTGTTATATCGTAGCAACCAACGATGCTGGTTTGAAACAGAGAGTGAGAAAGATCCCTGGTATTCCTCTGATGAGCGTTGGTGGTCATGCGTACGCCATCGAGAAACTTCCCGATGCCTTTTAA
- the GAR1 gene encoding H/ACA snoRNP pseudouridylase subunit GAR1 (similar to Saccharomyces cerevisiae GAR1 (YHR089C); ancestral locus Anc_5.388) yields the protein MSFRGSSRGGRGGFGGRGGRGGARGGARMPQGPPDTVLEMGSFMQPCEGDIVCRSINTKIPYFNAPIYLENKSQIGKVDEILGPLNEVFFTIKCSEGVQATSFKDGDKFYIAPDKLLPIERFLPKPKVAGPPKPKKKKPSGRGGAPGGRGGRGGFSRGGSRGGFGGGRGGGFSRGGSRGGFGGGRGGSRGGFGGSRGGFRGGRGGRR from the coding sequence ATGAGTTTCAGAGGTAGTAGTAGAGGTGGCCGTGGAGGTTTTGGCGGTAGAGGAGGCCGCGGAGGGGCTCGTGGAGGTGCTAGAATGCCACAGGGTCCTCCAGACACTGTTTTGGAGATGGGCTCTTTTATGCAACCTTGTGAAGGTGATATTGTTTGCCGTTCGATAAATACCAAGATTCCATACTTCAATGCCCCAATATATCTGGAAAATAAGTCTCAGATCGGTAAAGTTGATGAGATCTTGGGTCCATTGAATGAAGTTTTCTTTACTATAAAGTGTTCTGAAGGTGTTCAAGCGACGAGTTTTAAGGATGGCGATAAATTTTACATTGCTCCTGATAAATTGTTGCCAATTGAAAGGTTTTTGCCCAAGCCAAAGGTCGCTGGACCaccaaaaccaaagaagaagaagccttCTGGTAGAGGTGGAGCTCCTGGTGGCCGTGGTGGCCGTGGTGGCTTCAGCAGAGGTGGTTCTAGAGGCGGTTTCGGTGGTGGCCGTGGTGGTGGATTCAGTAGAGGTGGGTCCCGTGGTGGATTTGGCGGAGGTCGCGGCGGTTCCAGAGGTGGATTTGGTGGTTCTCGTGGTGGATTCAGAGGCGGTCGTGGTGGTAGAAGGTGA
- the TDEL0E02340 gene encoding DUF4112 domain-containing protein: MFINYFVKKFTKKVVGEFNGGEDPFVEEYELERRSFLSGSSKIVKKKRPKTIPEYIPESQQIMIRALRRRCYRMELIFTFWGMKFGWLNVVKIVPVVGDICALCFSLLVLRDTRNAMGGMPSDLSMQCLFNVIVDFAFSLVPIVGDIVSVAYKPNCRNAMLIEEFVNNKYRRGNNIKTGEIKMGTPLTAAKQS; this comes from the coding sequence ATGTTCATTAATtattttgtcaagaaatttacTAAAAAAGTAGTTGGGGAGTTTAATGGGGGTGAGGATCCGTTTGTGGAAGAATATGAGTTAGAAAGAAGGTCATTTTTGTCTGGCTCCTCTAAAattgtgaagaagaagagaccaAAGACCATACCAGAATATATTCCTGAATCGCAGCAAATAATGATTCGGGCACTGCGTCGTAGGTGTTACCGTATGGAGCTTATCTTCACATTTTGGGGTATGAAGTTTGGATGGCTAAATGTGGTGAAGATAGTCCCGGTCGTGGGTGATATTTGCGCCTTATGCTTCTCCTTGTTGGTTCTTAGAGACACTAGAAATGCTATGGGTGGTATGCCTTCGGATTTGTCGATGCAGTGTCTGTTTAACGTTATAGTGGATTTTGCCTTCAGTTTAGTACCTATTGTTGGTGATATTGTCAGTGTTGCATATAAACCCAATTGTCGAAATGCTATGTtaattgaagagtttgtgAATAACAAGTATAGAAGGGGAAACAACATCAAGACTGGAGAAATCAAGATGGGAACTCCACTCACTGCTGCAAAACAATCTTAA
- the TDEL0E02360 gene encoding uncharacterized protein (similar to Saccharomyces cerevisiae YDR338C; ancestral locus Anc_5.390), producing MAGILSKTLSEVHPTLRTNGMGIGNTHRRISLGFFPVNKKNPLVRKYRRKHAKADQRSYLSLGDDFGSSVHEPNLYLREMVDEENTIDEEDGGELSRTVSLPSRVSETPDVSSPDLDWILQEHERRYSSAYNSDNEEPQEYDSFNRLYGRDLDYDEFMHRLQAQKVAGDQERTRKVRRPSYISVTSRGSIPMIYQQYRDRESEDFGHETVTFESEAKVLAGYSFPLIFTFLLEQIFPMVCSLTVGHLGKNELAAVSLASMTSNITLAVFGGIATSLDTLCPQAYGSGRYYSVGVHLQRCIALSMVIYIPFAFFWYFSEFFLSFVVPEKELIALTAKFLRVLILGAPAYILFENLKRFLQAQGIFDAGIYVLAICAPSNVLISYLLVWNKYIGVGFIGSAIAVVINFWLMFILLLCYTIFVNGKRCWGGFTKKALTHWKDLSHLAISGIIMLEAEELSYELLTLFSAYFGTSYLAAQSAVSTMSALLYMVPFAIGIATSTRIGNFIGSKRPDCAQLSSKIGIGFACIGGLTNCCLLVFSRNFIANIFSKDEEVIALIRQILPVVGIVQNFDSLNAVAGACLRGQGMQALGSIVNLVVYYLFAIPLALVLSSLAGLKLYGLWIGIGSGMLAIGVIEAYYVLFPNWERIMNYAEMLKETEEDEDSDANSYFTDSDDDPDETSHLLAN from the coding sequence ATGGCTGGGATCCTATCAAAGACCCTGTCGGAGGTTCATCCGACACTCCGAACAAATGGTATGGGTATTGGTAACACGCATAGACGAATTTCGTTGGGATTCTTCCCTgtgaacaagaagaaccCATTGGTGAGAAAATATCGAAGAAAACATGCCAAGGCTGATCAGAGAAGTTACTTGTCTTTGGGTGATGATTTCGGTAGTAGTGTTCACGAACCGAATTTGTACCTAAGAGAAATGGTCGATGAGGAAAATAcgatcgatgaagaggacGGTGGTGAACTTAGCAGAACCGTATCACTACCTTCCAGAGTTTCTGAGACGCCGGACGTCTCTTCACCGGATTTGGACTGGATTCTACAGGAACATGAAAGAAGATACTCATCTGCTTACAATTCGGACAACGAGGAACCGCAGGAGTACGATAGCTTTAATCGACTCTATGGACGAGATTTGGACTATGACGAATTTATGCATCGTTTGCAAGCTCAAAAGGTAGCTGGAGATCAGGAAAGAACCAGGAAAGTGCGAAGACCCTCGTATATCTCTGTGACTAGTCGTGGTAGCATTCCAATGATTTATCAGCAGTATCGGGATAGAGAATCTGAAGATTTTGGTCACGAAACTGTCACCTTTGAATCAGAGGCTAAAGTATTAGCGGGTTATTCTTTCCCGCTGATATTCACTTTTCTGCTCGAGCAAATCTTTCCGATGGTCTGTTCTTTGACTGTCGGTCATCTGGGCAAAAATGAGCTGGCTGCTGTCTCTCTGGCATCTATGACATCCAATATCACTTTAGCAGTTTTTGGAGGAATTGCTACTAGTTTGGATACTCTATGCCCCCAAGCATATGGTTCTGGTCGCTATTACAGTGTGGGAGTTCATTTACAAAGATGCATAGCGCTTTCGATGGTTATATATATCCCATTTGCATTCTTTTGGTACTTTTCAGAGTTTTTCCTGTCTTTTGTAGTCCCAGAGAAGGAGCTAATAGCATTGACGGCCAAATTTCTGAGAGTTCTAATCTTGGGAGCACCAGCATACATCCTttttgagaatttgaaaaggtttTTACAAGCTCAGGGGATCTTTGATGCAGGTATTTACGTTCTAGCGATTTGTGCTCCTTCTAATGTCCTCATCAGTTACCTTCTTGTCTGGAACAAATATATTGGAGTTGGTTTCATTGGATCAGCGATTGCTGTGgtgatcaatttttggtTGATGTTCATACTTTTGCTGTGCTACACTATCTTCGTCAATGGGAAAAGATGCTGGGGTGGATTCACAAAGAAAGCTTTGACTCATTGGAAAGATCTGAGTCACCTGGCTATCTCTGGAATCATAATGCTGGAAGCAGAGGAGTTATCCTACGAACTTCTGACTTTATTCAGTGCTTATTTCGGCACAAGCTATTTAGCGGCCCAGTCCGCTGTCTCGACTATGTCAGCGCTTCTCTACATGGTACCTTTTGCTATTGGTATCGCTACTTCAACAAGAATCGGAAATTTCATCGGTTCCAAGAGACCTGACTGTGCTCAGCTATCTTCCAAAATCGGTATTGGATTTGCATGTATCGGTGGCCTAACAAATTGCTGCCTACTAGTCTTTAGTCGTAACTTTATTGCCAACATATTTTCCAAGGACGAAGAAGTTATTGCACTAATAAGGCAAATCCTACCAGTGGTTGGTATAGTCCAAAATTTCGATTCCCTCAACGCAGTTGCTGGAGCCTGTTTAAGAGGTCAAGGTATGCAAGCTCTAGGAAGTATTGTGAATCTTGTCGTCTACTACCTTTTCGCCATCCCGCTCGCCCTGGTGCTAAGCTCTCTCGCAGGGCTGAAATTATACGGTCTATGGATAGGTATTGGAAGTGGTATGCTAGCTATCGGCGTGATAGAAGCATACTACGTGTTGTTCCCGAACTGGGAGAGAATTATGAATTACGCCGAAATGCTCAAGGAAACCGAGGAGGATGAGGATTCGGATGCTAACAGTTATTTTACAGATTCTGACGATGATCCAGACGAGACTAGTCATCTCTTGGCCAACTGA
- the YNG2 gene encoding histone acetyltransferase YNG2 (similar to Saccharomyces cerevisiae YNG2 (YHR090C); ancestral locus Anc_5.391) translates to MDPSSVLEQTTQDVSNLQAEFQHLLEEIRSADFELYDERKKLTNKDWQLHSHIRQHGSLTEHPDEKELNEGIRNDFEQCKVTQREKCILANTALFMVSKHLSKLEKNIVMLEEDGLLAPVENDADSGGEFSRESSVMSTGGERKRKATSVGSTDSISKRRKQTRISPMHSARSGDQMDGTPAKNNFDLQDYSDDLFSGLNNNEEEDKTLYCFCQSVSYGEMVACDGANCKYEWFHYPCVNLKEPPRGTWFCPDCRQEMAKNKLKKRRV, encoded by the coding sequence ATGGATCCCAGCTCAGTGCTGGAACAGACTACACAGGATGTGTCAAACCTGCAGGCTGAATTTCAgcatcttttggaagagataAGGTCCGCTGATTTCGAGTTGTATGATGagaggaagaaattaaCAAATAAAGACTGGCAATTACATTCGCACATAAGGCAACATGGGTCATTGACTGAGCATCCTGATGAGAAAGAGTTAAATGAAGGGATACGAAATGATTTTGAGCAATGTAAGGTGACACAACGTGAAAAATGTATACTTGCTAATACTGCACTATTTATGGTATCCAAACACCTCTCAAAGCTCGAAAAAAATATAGTTATGTTGGAGGAAGATGGGTTGCTGGCCCCAGTGGAGAATGACGCGGATAGCGGAGGGGAATTTTCACGAGAGAGCTCTGTGATGAGCACTGGAGGCgagaggaagaggaaagcGACATCTGTCGGTTCGACAGATTCGATATCCAAGAGGCGGAAACAGACTCGTATATCTCCTATGCACTCTGCGAGATCTGGAGACCAGATGGACGGCACTCCAGCGAAGAATAATTTTGATCTTCAGGATTATAGCGATGATTTATTTTCAGGACTCAACaacaatgaagaagaggacaaGACTTTATACTGCTTTTGTCAAAGCGTCTCGTATGGTGAAATGGTAGCATGTGATGGTGCCAATTGCAAATACGAATGGTTTCATTATCCATGCGTAAACCTAAAGGAGCCTCCGAGAGGAACCTGGTTTTGCCCGGATTGTCGACAAGAGATGGccaagaacaaattgaagaagagacgAGTCTAA
- the MRPS28 gene encoding mitochondrial 37S ribosomal protein uS15m (similar to Saccharomyces cerevisiae MRPS28 (YDR337W); ancestral locus Anc_5.389) yields MVGSILAVRGVLLLNGVFTRSFTSTSAAQGLRAIRFLKAQKRKQKNEARQATLQNALDRVDPVLGRRETPFVTRVMAELKEPSVLSSGYEINEVEKLLAAVESTKAEQLKLSSMNEQLVEPESLESLEARREALLRILSLKNADNKNAMKLAVKLAREEFQRFPGDSGSSEVQAACMTVRIHNMVDHVKEHHKDFANTRNLRMLVQQRQSILRYLKRDNPERYYWTIQKLGLSDEAVTQEFNMDRRYMQDFKFFGDKILVKDSKKVADQKRRELRKQKRVARSV; encoded by the coding sequence ATGGTAGGTAGTATCTTGGCCGTCAGAGGCGTTTTGCTTTTGAATGGAGTTTTCACGAGGAGTTTTACGTCTACTAGTGCTGCGCAGGGACTCAGAGCCATTAGGTTTCTAAAGGCtcagaagaggaaacagAAGAATGAAGCTAGACAGGCCACTTTGCAGAATGCATTGGATCGTGTGGATCCCGTACTGGGGCGTCGGGAAACGCCTTTTGTTACTCGTGTGATGGCAGAGTTGAAAGAACCATCCGTTCTAAGCTCTGGTTACGAAATTAACgaagttgagaaattaTTGGCTGCAGTGGAATCGACTAAAGctgagcaattgaagttgtCGTCAATGAATGAGCAATTGGTGGAACCTGAAAGTTTGGAATCGCTTGAGGCTAGGCGTGAAGCACTATTAAGGATTCtaagtttgaaaaatgcagACAACAAAAATGCAATGAAATTGGCAGTCAAATTGGCTCGTGAAGAGTTTCAAAGGTTCCCAGGAGATTCAGGTTCCAGTGAAGTGCAGGCTGCGTGTATGACAGTGCGTATACATAACATGGTTGACCATGTGAAGGAGCACCACAAGGATTTTGCAAATACAAGGAATTTGAGGATGCTGGTACAACAAAGGCAGAGTATTTTAAGGTACTTAAAGAGAGATAACCCAGAAAGATACTATTGGACTATACAAAAGCTGGGGCTTTCAGATGAAGCTGTCACCCAGGAGTTCAACATGGACAGGCGTTACATGCAAGacttcaaattttttggtGACAAGATCCTGGTCAAggattcaaagaaagtgGCGGACCAGAAACGTAGAGAGCTAAGAAAGCAAAAGAGGGTAGCGAGATCAGTATGA
- the TDEL0E02370 gene encoding homoserine O-acetyltransferase family protein, with product MRSTVLLLAAKRLASAGVQRTVGNSTNPAMQFPCLDKLEKISEDLRGLKPSQETAEVLSEGSGRTRDPIYGKVKSGFQLFNSDKPLFLDYGGVLPNFQIAYETWGKLNKEKSNAILIHTGLSASSHAHSSQANNKPGWWEDFIGPGSVALDTNKWFLICTNVLGGCYGSTGPSSLDPADGLPYASRFPMLSVHDIIRAQQRLISEHFGIDMLYASVGCSLGGMQSLCYGQQFPDQVKKIVSVSGCARSHPSSIAMRHVQRQVLMADRNWNRGFYYPTVDEPNRIPPHIGMKLAREIATISYRSGPEWESRFGTERLDDDQAPVLCPDFLIETYLDHQGEKFSLEYDANSFLYLSKTMDLFDLSQSHLQRSERRRKKMESLYNSSERYDEKDNIIPNKPYALKRRRTTTKEEAHADLATGMRPLLNKDVLVVGVKSDGLMPYWQQREIYDMLGGEQNDRVKFKALEESDSQYGHDTFLLDLNHIGGSIGDFLRIDD from the coding sequence ATGAGATCAACGGTACTGCTGCTGGCAGCAAAAAGGTTAGCGTCGGCTGGGGTGCAGAGGACTGTTGGTAATAGTACCAATCCTGCGATGCAATTCCCTTGTTTGGACAAGTTGGAGAAGATATCTGAAGATCTGAGAGGTCTGAAGCCTTCTCAGGAGACAGCTGAAGTTCTTTCTGAGGGTTCGGGAAGAACTAGGGATCCCATATATGGTAAAGTGAAGTCAGGCTTTCAGCTATTCAATTCCGATAAACCACTTTTCCTAGACTATGGCGGAGTTTTACCTAATTTCCAAATCGCTTACGAGACATGGGGtaaattgaacaaagagAAGTCTAATGCAATTTTGATACATACGGGGTTGAGTGCTTCTTCACATGCTCACTCATCACAAGCGAATAATAAACCGGGCTGGTGGGAAGATTTTATCGGTCCAGGCAGTGTGGCCTTAGATACTAACAAATGGTTTTTGATATGTACCAATGTCCTCGGCGGGTGCTATGGTTCTACTGGGCCATCGTCGTTGGACCCTGCCGATGGTCTTCCGTATGCTAGTCGATTTCCTATGTTAAGTGTTCATGATATCATTAGGGCTCAACAAAGACTTATATCAGAACATTTTGGAATTGACATGCTGTATGCCTCTGTTGGATGTTCCCTCGGTGGTATGCAATCACTATGCTATGGTCAACAGTTCCCTGatcaagtgaaaaaaatcgtTAGCGTTAGCGGATGTGCGAGGTCTCATCCCAGCAGCATCGCAATGAGACATGTGCAGAGACAAGTTCTGATGGCAGACAGAAATTGGAACCGTGGGTTTTACTATCCGACTGTTGATGAACCAAATAGGATCCCACCTCACATCGGTATGAAATTGGCACGCGAGATCGCTACTATCAGTTATAGATCTGGCCCGGAATGGGAATCTCGTTTTGGTACTGAAAGGTTGGATGACGACCAGGCCCCCGTACTTTGCccagatttcttgatcgAAACCTATTTGGATCatcaaggtgaaaaattctcaCTGGAGTACGATGCAAACTCTTTCCTATACCTTTCTAAAACCATGGATCTGTTTGATTTATCTCAATCGCATTTGCAAAGGAGTGAAAGAAGgcggaagaagatggaatCGCTGTATAATTCAAGTGAACGTTACGATGAGAAAGATAACATAATACCTAATAAACCATATGCATTAAAAAGGCGCAGGACAACTACTAAGGAGGAAGCACATGCAGATTTGGCTACTGGAATGAGGCCATTGCTTAACAAGGACGTTCTCGTTGTGGGCGTCAAATCTGATGGGTTGATGCCTTATTGGCAACAGAGGGAAATCTATGATATGTTGGGTGGAGAACAAAATGATAGAGTGAAGTTCAAGGCATTGGAAGAATCCGATTCTCAGTATGGTCATGATACTTTCCTTTTGGATTTAAACCACATAGGTGGTAGTATAGGAGATTTTTTACGTATTGATGACTGA
- the TDEL0E02320 gene encoding arginine--tRNA ligase (similar to Saccharomyces cerevisiae YDR341C and MSR1 (YHR091C); ancestral locus Anc_5.393), which translates to MFKRVSSTLVSLQNCLFSQFRGQLPKNARISLHISRATSTLMSAPATNTISAQLQKLSIQEPTKVEGSHPDVNVVDLMRNYITQELSKISGVDPSLIFPALEWTNTMDRGDLLIPVPRLRIKGSNPKDLAADWASKFPCGEFLEKVENNGPFVQFFFNPEFMFKTVLPDILTRKEEYGSCKLVEDKKVIVEFSSPNIAKPFHAGHLRSTIIGGFLANLYEKCGWEVIRMNYLGDWGKQFGLLAIGFDRYGDEEKLVKDPIHHLFEVYVRINQDIEQEGDTLPLEESTNGKAREYFKKMEDGDPEALKIWKRFRDFSIEKYVDTYARLNIKYDVYSGESQVSKKSMNKALDLFEEKKLIHEDKGAKLIDLTKFNKKLGKTIVQKSDGTTLYLTRDVGAAMDRYEKYKFDKMIYVIACQQDLHTAQFFEILKQLGFEWAHNLQHVNFGMVQGMSTRKGNVVFLDNILEETKEKMHEVMRKNEVKYAQIPNPDEVADLVGISAVMIQDMQSKRINNYDFKWERMTSFEGDTGPYLQYAHSRLRSVERNVPDITPEKWLKADFSLLTEPAAVLLVRILAQYPDVLRNAIKTHEPATVVTYLFKLTHQVSSCYDVLWVAGQTEELATARLALYASARQVLYNGMRLLGLTPVERM; encoded by the coding sequence ATGTTCAAGAGAGTTTCAAGTACTCTTGTATCATTACAGAACTGCCTTTTTTCACAGTTTCGTGGACAATTGCCGAAGAACGCTAGAATCTCGTTGCACATTTCGAGAGCTACTAGTACACTAATGAGCGCTCCAGCTACCAATACCATCTCTGCGCAATTGCAGAAGCTCTCCATTCAAGAGCCCACGAAAGTGGAGGGCTCCCATCCAGATGTCAATGTAGTGGACCTTATGAGAAATTACATCACTCAGGAGCTTTCGAAGATTTCTGGTGTCGAcccatctttgatctttcctGCATTGGAATGGACCAACACCATGGATAGAGGTGATTTACTAATTCCAGTGCCAAGGTTGAGAATTAAGGGATCCAATCCTAAAGACTTAGCAGCCGATTGGGCTTCCAAATTCCCATGCggtgaatttttggaaaaagtCGAGAATAACGGTCCTTTcgttcaattcttcttcaacccAGAATTTATGTTCAAGACTGTTCTCCCAGACATTTTAACTAGAAAAGAGGAATATGGTTCTTGTAAACTAGTCGAAGATAAGAAAGTCATCGTTGagttttcttcaccaaaCATTGCCAAACCATTCCATGCTGGTCATTTGAGATCCACCATCATTGGTGGTTTCCTCGCCAACTTGTACGAGAAATGTGGTTGGGAAGTTATTAGAATGAACTACTTGGGTGACTGGGGTAAACAATTCGGTCTTTTGGCCATTGGTTTCGACAGATACggtgatgaagagaagCTTGTCAAGGACCCTATCCATCACTTGTTTGAAGTCTACGTTCGTATCAACCAGGATATCGAGCAAGAAGGTGACACTCTTCCTCTGGAAGAATCTACAAATGGTAAAGCCCGtgaatatttcaagaagatggagGATGGTGACCCAGaggctttgaaaatttggaagagattCCGTGATTTctccattgaaaaatacgTTGACACCTACGCCCGTTTGAATATCAAATACGACGTTTACTCCGGTGAGTCCCAAGTTAGTAAGAAAAGTATGAACAAGGCCTTAGATCTAtttgaggaaaagaaacTGATTCACGAAGATAAAGGTGCTAAATTAATTGATCTGaccaagttcaacaagaaattgggTAAGACTATCGTACAAAAATCCGATGGTACCACTTTGTATCTAACCAGAGATGTTGGTGCTGCCATGGACCGTTACGAAAAGTACAAGTTTGACAAGATGATTTACGTTATTGCCTGTCAACAAGATCTACACACTGCTCAATTTTTCGAAATCTTGAAACAATTAGGATTCGAATGGGCTCATAACTTGCAACACGTCAACTTCGGTATGGTCCAAGGCATGTCCACTAGAAAGGGAAACGTTGTGTTTTTGGATAACATTTTAGAAGAGACCAAGGAAAAGATGCACGAAGTGATGAGAAAGAACGAAGTAAAATACGCTCAAATTCCTAACCCAGATGAAGTGGCTGATCTTGTTGGTATCTCTGCCGTGATGATTCAAGATATGCAATCCAAGCGTATTAATAACTACGACTTTAAGTGGGAAAGAATGACTTCTTTCGAAGGTGACACTGGTCCTTACCTGCAATACGCCCACTCTAGATTGAGATCAGTGGAGAGAAACGTCCCTGACATCACTCCTGAAAAATGGTTGAAGGCCGatttctctttgttgaCAGAACCTGCTGCAGTCTTGTTGGTTAGAATACTGGCACAATACCCTGATGTGTTGAGAAACGCCATCAAGACCCATGAACCTGCTACTGTGGTGACAtacttgttcaaattgaCTCAccaagtttcttcatgttACGACGTTCTGTGGGTTGCTGGCCAAACCGAAGAATTGGCTACTGCTCGTCTGGCACTATACGCTTCTGCTAGACAAGTGCTATACAACGGTATGCGTTTGTTGGGTTTGACTCCGGTCGAAAGAATGTAG
- the MRX8 gene encoding translation initiation/elongation factor MRX8 (similar to Saccharomyces cerevisiae YDR336W; ancestral locus Anc_5.387) has protein sequence MRHMLWRRCFHQSSRLFAPTIDIKNIVFKTKVDHPSISKAKAKSPKPLQSKHPKTVPTPDFSRLYKKYNKGHIEPTASDVNSVNHFFNIADIKYEWSAGQFIDVPGEKLREKYDEELKVRSADSTKKFPGKTYVPFELVNGLPEVAFLGKSNAGKSTLLNNLTTDLKRTSLDGFARASRWAGFTKTLNSFNVGNRFRIIDTPGYGFNSSNTQGILTMEYLKNRKELSRCFLLISAEQGFGEFDVQVIDFMKSNAIPFEIVFTKMDKVQNIKDFEKTLEADQEFLRSTMARLIFTNSSVTKTCKKRFGIDLLRLIILESCGLSPRLKPSRKRSV, from the coding sequence ATGCGCCATATGCTGTGGAGAAGATgctttcatcaaagttCACGGTTATTTGCACCGACGATtgacatcaagaacatAGTTTTCAAGACAAAAGTTGACCATCCGAGCATATCCAAAGCGAAGGCCAAATCACCGAAGCCATTGCAGAGCAAGCACCCCAAGACAGTACCAACTCCAGACTTTTCTAGACTCTACAAGAAATATAATAAGGGCCATATTGAGCCTACAGCTTCTGATGTGAATTCAGTCAACCATTTTTTCAACATTGCAGATATTAAGTATGAATGGAGTGCTGGTCAATTCATTGATGTACCAGGAGAAAAGTTGCGGGAGAAatacgatgaagagctgAAGGTGAGAAGTGCTGATTCGACTAAGAAATTTCCCGGCAAAACCTACGTCCCATTCGAGCTAGTCAATGGCCTGCCCGAGGTGGCATTCTTGGGGAAATCTAACGCTGGTAAATCGACCCTATTGAACAATCTAACAACGGATCTTAAACGAACCTCTTTGGACGGTTTTGCACGAGCCTCTAGGTGGGCGGGTTTTACCAAGACTTTGAACTCATTCAACGTCGGCAATCGATTTCGAATAATCGATACTCCCGGATATGGTTTTAACAGTAGCAATACCCAAGGTATCCTTACAATGGAATACTTGAAAAACCGGAAAGAACTCTCTAGGTGTTTTTTACTGATTTCTGCCGAACAAGgatttggtgaatttgatgTTCAAGTGATCGACTTCATGAAATCAAATGCCATCCCTTTCGAGATTGTATTCACCAAGATGGATAAGGTCCAAAACATTAaggattttgaaaagaCCTTGGAAGCCGACCAAGAATTTCTACGATCCACAATGGCCAGATTAATTTTCACAAACTCATCAGTGACAAAGACTTGCAAGAAAAGATTTGGCATCGATCTCCTCCGCCTTATAATACTTGAAAGCTGCGGCCTGAGCCCCAGATTGAagccttcaagaaagagatcagTATGA